One window of the Shewanella cyperi genome contains the following:
- a CDS encoding STAS domain-containing protein has protein sequence MSKDAIGFGSELTIRNIQDAHHLLSDKLHQNQPLVLDLSGLIKADTAGAQLLFLTYLHCQQQAIPLHWLGASPELAGQLAALGIMIPGLGSEQ, from the coding sequence ATGTCGAAAGACGCTATCGGCTTTGGCAGTGAACTGACCATACGCAACATCCAGGATGCCCACCATCTGCTCAGCGACAAATTACACCAGAATCAACCCTTGGTGCTGGATCTGTCGGGCCTTATCAAAGCAGATACCGCAGGTGCTCAGTTGCTGTTCCTGACTTATCTCCATTGCCAACAACAAGCCATTCCCCTGCATTGGCTGGGTGCCAGCCCCGAGCTGGCAGGGCAATTGGCAGCCTTGGGAATAATGATTCCGGGACTCGGAAGCGAGCAGTAA
- the cyoE gene encoding heme o synthase: protein MAKSIPLGAPQASLKLNWRAYLEMTKPKVVALMLLTVLVGMCLALPGAVPLQPLLAGLVGVAMMAGAAAAMNHLIDRRIDAQMARTYNRPLPKGKVPVSHAIAFAGGLAVGGFALLYLVVNALTAWLTLASLLGYALVYTAYLKRATPQNIVIGGLAGAMPPLLGWTSVTNEFHGHGLLLVIIIFTWTPPHFWALAIHRRADYAKVDIPMLPVTHGVEFTKTCIFLYTLLLAVACLLPVLVGMSGVIYLVGSTLLSLGFIYKAWQLKYHEQAGTAMGVFRFSIYHLMLLFILLLVDHYL, encoded by the coding sequence ATGGCCAAATCCATACCCCTGGGAGCCCCGCAGGCATCGCTGAAACTGAATTGGCGGGCTTATCTTGAAATGACCAAGCCCAAGGTGGTGGCCCTGATGCTGCTTACGGTACTGGTCGGCATGTGCCTGGCACTGCCCGGCGCAGTGCCGTTACAGCCACTGCTTGCCGGCCTTGTTGGCGTAGCCATGATGGCCGGGGCGGCCGCGGCAATGAATCACCTTATCGATCGGCGTATTGATGCCCAAATGGCACGTACCTATAACCGGCCATTGCCCAAGGGCAAGGTGCCCGTAAGCCATGCCATCGCCTTTGCAGGCGGTTTGGCGGTGGGCGGATTCGCCCTCTTGTATCTGGTGGTCAACGCCCTGACCGCCTGGCTGACCCTGGCGAGCCTGCTCGGTTATGCTCTGGTGTACACAGCCTATCTCAAGCGAGCCACACCGCAGAACATAGTCATTGGTGGCTTGGCGGGAGCCATGCCTCCCCTGCTGGGCTGGACCTCAGTCACCAACGAATTTCACGGCCATGGCCTGCTGTTGGTGATCATCATCTTCACCTGGACCCCGCCGCATTTCTGGGCCCTGGCCATTCATCGCCGGGCCGATTACGCCAAGGTGGATATTCCCATGTTGCCCGTGACCCACGGGGTCGAGTTCACCAAGACCTGCATATTTCTGTATACCCTGTTGCTGGCGGTTGCTTGCTTACTGCCGGTGCTGGTGGGTATGAGCGGTGTCATCTACCTGGTGGGTTCGACGCTGCTGAGCCTGGGCTTCATCTATAAAGCCTGGCAATTGAAGTACCATGAGCAAGCCGGCACTGCCATGGGCGTATTTCGCTTCTCCATTTACCATCTGATGCTGCTGTTTATCCTGCTGCTGGTTGATCACTACCTATAG
- a CDS encoding methyl-accepting chemotaxis protein, producing the protein MDAGIKPLMGNHPLTLAGVITLTIALLLGLVGQTGSYVIATQALALALLLTGIARQGRWHTQVRAALDAIADALDRDSIGQLGQYEIPGWESFGARFRQWWQAQQQRKATLKALDICQANVMLATPEGEIVYFNHSLKKTLTEAEEDIRQVLPDFSVSHLNGANMDDFHRNPAHQRKLISSLKSVYATRIKVGSRTFSLIASPVFDEQQLRIATVVEWQDLTESLAKQEEAEKLQRETTRIKQALDVCQANVMMADENYNITYFNKSLVEMLTSNEKQLQQSISRFEVARLMGANIDIFHQHPEHQRQLLDKLTSSYQARIKVAGLTFNLIATPVFDNGKRTGTVVEWRDMTQQLEREEREQRLAEENARIRQALDNVSSNTMVADNDCNIIYLNGAVQNMFKTAQKDINRDLPNFNADRLIGQNIDLFHKHPAHQRNILGGLSSTYDSQLKVGGRTFRIIANPIHDANGQRIGTVVEWSDRTAEVAIEHEIDGIIAAASAGDLSQRIATEDKAGFFLNLSKGLNSLVTIADNVISDVADVLDGLAKGDLTRKIQGDYQGQFGKLKTDANATVTRLTEVLMGISESANTVTSGAEEIAQGNTDLSQRTEEQAASLEETASSMEQMTATVKQSAENATLANKLAQEASNKANHGGKVVKQAVSAMEAINDSSKRIADIISVIDEIAFQTNLLALNAAVEAARAGEQGRGFAVVAGEVRNLAQRSAGAAKEIKELIRDSVNKVNDGTSLVNQSGSTLQEIVQAVSKVADMISQISIAAEQQASGIQEVNKAVAQMDEMTQQNAALVEEVSAAGDAMAEQARNMKRQLGFFRTGDHAAAPLALVSGDKRPVASFKASKEEWHEF; encoded by the coding sequence ATGGACGCAGGAATCAAGCCCCTGATGGGTAATCATCCCCTGACGCTGGCAGGTGTAATCACACTGACAATTGCTTTGTTACTGGGCCTGGTCGGTCAGACGGGCAGCTATGTTATCGCTACCCAGGCGCTGGCGCTGGCCTTGCTGCTGACAGGCATTGCCCGCCAGGGACGCTGGCATACTCAAGTCCGCGCGGCTCTGGATGCCATAGCCGACGCCCTGGACAGGGACAGCATAGGGCAACTGGGTCAGTATGAGATCCCAGGCTGGGAAAGCTTCGGAGCCAGGTTCAGGCAATGGTGGCAGGCACAGCAACAACGCAAAGCCACCCTTAAGGCCCTGGATATTTGTCAGGCCAACGTGATGCTGGCGACCCCGGAAGGTGAAATTGTCTACTTCAACCACTCACTGAAAAAGACCCTCACCGAAGCCGAAGAGGACATTCGTCAGGTGCTGCCGGATTTCAGCGTTTCCCACCTCAACGGCGCCAACATGGATGACTTCCATCGCAACCCAGCCCATCAGCGCAAGTTGATCAGCTCACTGAAGAGCGTCTATGCCACCCGCATCAAGGTAGGCAGCCGCACCTTCAGCCTGATAGCCTCCCCCGTGTTCGACGAGCAGCAACTACGCATCGCCACTGTGGTCGAATGGCAGGATCTGACCGAAAGCCTGGCCAAGCAGGAAGAGGCCGAAAAACTGCAAAGGGAAACCACCCGCATCAAACAGGCTTTGGACGTGTGCCAGGCCAATGTGATGATGGCCGATGAAAACTACAACATCACTTATTTCAACAAGTCCCTGGTGGAAATGCTGACCAGCAATGAAAAGCAGCTGCAGCAATCCATCAGCCGCTTTGAGGTTGCCCGCCTGATGGGCGCCAACATAGATATTTTCCATCAACATCCTGAGCACCAGCGGCAACTGCTGGATAAACTGACCAGCAGTTACCAAGCCAGGATCAAGGTGGCGGGGCTCACCTTCAACCTGATAGCCACGCCGGTATTCGACAATGGCAAACGCACGGGGACAGTGGTTGAGTGGCGCGATATGACGCAACAACTGGAACGGGAGGAGCGGGAGCAGCGCCTGGCGGAAGAAAATGCCCGCATCAGGCAAGCGCTGGACAATGTGTCGTCCAATACCATGGTGGCCGACAATGACTGCAACATCATCTATCTCAATGGCGCGGTGCAGAACATGTTCAAAACCGCCCAAAAAGATATCAACCGGGACCTGCCCAATTTCAATGCAGATAGGCTCATAGGCCAGAACATAGACCTGTTCCACAAGCATCCGGCCCACCAACGCAACATTCTCGGCGGCCTCAGTTCAACCTACGACAGCCAGCTCAAGGTGGGTGGCCGCACCTTCAGGATCATCGCCAACCCCATTCACGACGCCAACGGCCAGCGAATTGGCACAGTGGTGGAATGGTCCGATAGAACCGCCGAAGTGGCCATAGAGCACGAGATTGACGGCATAATCGCGGCCGCCAGTGCCGGCGATCTGAGCCAGCGCATCGCCACCGAAGATAAGGCCGGCTTTTTCCTCAACCTGTCCAAGGGACTCAACAGCCTGGTGACCATAGCCGACAACGTGATATCCGATGTGGCCGATGTTCTCGACGGCCTGGCCAAGGGGGATCTGACCCGCAAGATCCAGGGGGACTACCAGGGGCAATTCGGCAAGCTGAAAACAGACGCCAACGCCACAGTCACCCGCCTGACCGAAGTTTTGATGGGGATCAGCGAATCGGCCAATACCGTCACCTCGGGTGCCGAGGAAATCGCCCAGGGCAACACGGATCTCAGCCAGCGCACCGAAGAACAAGCGGCCTCGCTGGAAGAAACCGCCTCCAGCATGGAACAGATGACCGCGACCGTGAAGCAAAGCGCCGAGAATGCCACCCTGGCCAACAAGCTGGCCCAGGAGGCCAGCAACAAGGCCAACCACGGCGGCAAGGTGGTCAAGCAAGCCGTGTCGGCCATGGAAGCCATCAATGACTCCAGCAAACGCATTGCCGATATCATCAGCGTCATAGATGAAATCGCCTTCCAGACCAATCTGTTGGCGCTCAATGCCGCGGTGGAAGCCGCCCGCGCCGGTGAGCAGGGCCGCGGCTTTGCCGTGGTGGCCGGTGAAGTTCGCAACCTGGCCCAGCGCAGTGCCGGTGCCGCCAAGGAAATCAAGGAATTGATCCGCGACAGCGTGAACAAGGTCAACGACGGCACCTCGCTGGTGAATCAATCCGGCTCGACCCTGCAGGAGATAGTCCAGGCCGTCTCCAAGGTGGCCGATATGATCAGCCAGATAAGCATAGCCGCCGAGCAGCAGGCATCAGGGATCCAGGAGGTTAACAAGGCCGTCGCCCAAATGGATGAAATGACCCAACAAAACGCCGCCCTGGTGGAGGAGGTGTCAGCCGCCGGTGATGCCATGGCCGAGCAGGCCCGCAATATGAAACGTCAGCTGGGCTTTTTCAGAACCGGGGACCATGCCGCCGCGCCACTGGCGTTGGTATCCGGCGATAAACGCCCGGTGGCCAGTTTCAAGGCCAGCAAGGAGGAGTGGCACGAATTCTAA
- a CDS encoding response regulator: MKKILAVDDSASMRQMVGFTLKTAGFDVTEATNGDEALKVAQSKNFDLVISDVNMPVMDGITLIRNLRNLPAYKFTPLLMLTTESGGDKKQEGRAAGATGWIVKPFNPEQLLATVRKVLG, translated from the coding sequence ATGAAAAAGATACTTGCCGTTGATGATTCAGCATCCATGCGCCAAATGGTGGGCTTTACCCTGAAAACTGCCGGCTTTGATGTGACCGAAGCCACCAATGGCGACGAGGCCCTCAAGGTGGCCCAAAGCAAAAACTTCGATCTGGTGATCTCCGACGTCAATATGCCCGTCATGGATGGCATTACCCTGATCCGCAATCTGCGCAATCTGCCCGCATACAAATTTACTCCGCTGCTGATGCTCACCACAGAATCCGGCGGTGACAAAAAGCAGGAAGGCCGTGCCGCCGGCGCCACAGGCTGGATAGTCAAACCCTTCAACCCCGAGCAATTGCTGGCCACGGTGCGAAAAGTGCTTGGATAA
- a CDS encoding DUF2909 family protein, with product MTPLLFKLVLVLLLVVVLFNLGRAFFVMVKGESTAPMSRYLGRRVLFSALVIVLLLVALGMGWIHPNPRPY from the coding sequence ATGACACCTCTTCTGTTTAAACTCGTGCTGGTATTGCTACTTGTTGTGGTGCTGTTCAACCTGGGGCGCGCCTTTTTCGTTATGGTCAAAGGTGAATCCACAGCACCCATGAGCCGTTATCTGGGCCGCAGGGTATTATTTTCGGCCCTGGTCATTGTGTTATTGCTGGTGGCACTGGGAATGGGTTGGATCCACCCCAATCCCAGGCCCTACTGA
- a CDS encoding cytochrome c oxidase subunit 3 yields the protein MTSKHQPYYVPAQSAWPIIGALGLFLIAFGAGSYVQQLKNDGSGGGYILLAGIAVILFMIFGWFRTVIAESMAGLYSGQMDRSFRQGMSWFIFSEIMFFGAFFGALFYTRMIAVPWLGGASNNAMTHEVLWPTFEAIWPLEKTPDGTSTQAMEWHGLPLINTILLLTSSFTLHFAHMALEKGKRTALTLYLGITILLGLSFLVLQAEEYMHAYTEMGLTLSSGVYGNTFFMLTGFHGMHVTLGSIFLLVLFFRVLKGHFAPGKSFAFEAGSWYWHFVDVVWLCLFLFVYVL from the coding sequence ATGACAAGCAAACACCAACCCTATTACGTGCCAGCCCAAAGCGCCTGGCCCATTATTGGCGCCCTGGGGCTGTTTTTAATTGCCTTCGGTGCCGGCAGTTACGTCCAACAACTCAAAAACGACGGCTCGGGCGGCGGTTATATACTGCTGGCCGGTATCGCCGTCATACTGTTCATGATTTTCGGCTGGTTTCGTACCGTCATTGCCGAGTCCATGGCGGGGCTTTATTCGGGACAAATGGACCGCTCCTTCCGCCAGGGTATGAGCTGGTTTATCTTCTCGGAAATCATGTTCTTCGGCGCTTTCTTCGGTGCCCTGTTCTACACCCGGATGATTGCCGTGCCCTGGCTCGGCGGCGCATCCAACAACGCCATGACCCACGAGGTGTTGTGGCCCACCTTTGAGGCCATCTGGCCTTTGGAAAAAACACCGGATGGCACCAGCACCCAGGCCATGGAATGGCACGGTTTGCCGTTGATCAACACCATACTGCTGCTGACCTCCTCCTTCACCTTACATTTCGCCCACATGGCGCTGGAAAAAGGCAAACGCACCGCCCTGACCCTGTATCTGGGCATCACCATTTTGCTGGGTCTGAGCTTCCTGGTGCTGCAGGCAGAAGAATATATGCATGCCTACACGGAAATGGGACTGACCCTGTCATCCGGCGTCTACGGCAATACCTTCTTTATGCTCACCGGGTTCCACGGCATGCACGTGACCCTGGGCAGCATTTTCCTGTTGGTATTGTTTTTCCGGGTGCTGAAAGGCCATTTCGCTCCAGGCAAGAGCTTCGCCTTTGAAGCCGGCAGTTGGTATTGGCACTTTGTGGACGTGGTCTGGTTGTGCCTGTTCCTGTTTGTGTACGTTCTCTGA
- a CDS encoding chemotaxis protein CheA, producing MDIDLSQFSQVFFEESIEGLAVMESELLKLDIAAPEPETINTIFRAAHSIKGGSATFGFTSVANFTHLLETLLDQIRDGQRQMTAEHVDLLLASVDLLRGMIDALMNKGDYDNDKAQQLQQRLSKLLAEDAKSPTKQVDALPPAEEQPNGWQIEFVAGVDILRCGNDPQLMFAELREKGELDVRLQASQLPPWHDFDPESCYLSWQLTLHANVSLDEVKEVFEWVEDECQIRYQPLFEAEPTTEAPIAEDTAVDKPLVKAPDLKSVPQNKGNESSSIRVSTEKIDMLINMVGELVITQAMLGQIGRQDEIGPESMLLLQQGLEQLASHTRDLQESVMQIRMLPISFAFNRFPRLVRDIGQQLNKKVELELKGEDTELDKTVLEKIVDPMVHLVRNSLDHGLESPETRRKFGKAETGTITLNAFHQGGNIVIEITDDGAGLNTAKILAKAREKGLVGADEELSDEAIHQLIFKPGFSTADAVSDLSGRGVGMDVVKRNIHELNGSIELSSQPGKGSRITIRLPLTLAILDGQLVRIGRHIYVVPLVSIYESLQVAPSRINRLGEGQELIRLRDEYLPVVKVHQVFNHDAEAREIKDGLVMVVDNSNEKVGLLVDELLAQQQVVIKSLEDNYTRIPGISGATILGDGTVALIIDVAGLVNLAGLRNGKEHAA from the coding sequence ATGGACATTGATCTGAGCCAATTCAGCCAAGTGTTCTTTGAGGAAAGCATTGAAGGACTGGCCGTCATGGAGTCCGAGCTGCTGAAACTCGACATAGCGGCGCCGGAGCCCGAAACCATTAATACCATTTTTCGGGCGGCGCATTCTATCAAGGGCGGCAGCGCCACCTTTGGCTTTACCTCAGTGGCCAATTTCACCCACCTGCTGGAAACCCTGCTGGATCAGATCCGTGATGGTCAACGGCAAATGACAGCCGAACATGTGGATCTCCTGCTGGCGTCGGTGGATTTGCTGCGCGGCATGATAGATGCCCTGATGAACAAGGGCGACTATGACAATGACAAGGCCCAGCAACTGCAGCAGCGGCTAAGCAAATTGTTGGCTGAGGATGCCAAAAGCCCAACAAAACAAGTCGACGCCCTGCCGCCTGCAGAAGAACAGCCAAATGGTTGGCAAATTGAATTTGTGGCCGGAGTCGACATTCTGCGCTGTGGCAACGATCCCCAGTTGATGTTCGCCGAATTGCGTGAAAAGGGCGAGCTTGATGTCCGGCTGCAAGCTTCACAACTTCCCCCATGGCATGATTTTGATCCCGAGAGCTGTTATCTGAGTTGGCAATTGACGCTGCATGCCAATGTCTCCCTGGACGAGGTCAAGGAGGTATTTGAATGGGTGGAGGATGAATGTCAGATTCGCTATCAGCCCCTCTTTGAAGCAGAACCGACCACTGAAGCCCCTATTGCCGAAGACACGGCTGTCGACAAGCCGCTTGTCAAAGCCCCGGACTTAAAGTCCGTCCCGCAAAACAAGGGCAATGAAAGCAGTTCCATCCGGGTCAGCACAGAAAAAATCGACATGCTGATCAACATGGTGGGCGAACTGGTTATCACCCAGGCCATGCTGGGCCAAATAGGCCGTCAGGATGAGATAGGCCCCGAGTCCATGTTGCTGTTGCAACAGGGGCTGGAACAACTGGCATCACACACCCGGGATTTGCAGGAAAGCGTAATGCAGATCCGCATGCTGCCCATCAGTTTTGCCTTTAACCGCTTCCCCCGCCTGGTACGTGACATAGGCCAGCAACTGAACAAAAAGGTCGAGCTGGAACTCAAGGGGGAAGACACCGAGCTGGACAAGACGGTGCTGGAAAAAATTGTCGACCCCATGGTGCACCTGGTGCGCAACTCCCTGGACCATGGCCTGGAAAGCCCGGAAACCAGACGCAAGTTCGGCAAGGCCGAGACAGGTACCATCACACTCAATGCCTTTCATCAGGGCGGCAACATAGTTATAGAAATTACCGATGATGGTGCCGGCCTCAATACCGCCAAGATCCTGGCCAAGGCCCGTGAAAAAGGTCTGGTGGGCGCCGACGAAGAACTCAGCGATGAGGCGATTCACCAGCTGATATTCAAGCCAGGATTTTCCACCGCCGACGCAGTGTCAGACCTTTCCGGTCGCGGTGTGGGCATGGATGTGGTCAAACGCAATATCCATGAACTCAACGGCAGCATAGAACTGAGCTCCCAGCCGGGCAAAGGCAGCCGCATTACCATACGTTTGCCTCTCACCCTGGCCATTCTCGACGGCCAGCTGGTGCGCATAGGCCGGCACATCTATGTGGTGCCACTGGTCTCAATTTATGAATCGTTGCAGGTCGCGCCCAGCCGTATCAATCGCCTGGGCGAAGGTCAGGAACTGATTCGGTTAAGGGACGAATACCTGCCCGTGGTTAAGGTGCATCAGGTGTTCAACCATGATGCCGAGGCCCGTGAAATCAAAGATGGCTTGGTGATGGTAGTCGACAACAGCAATGAAAAAGTGGGCCTCCTGGTGGATGAACTGTTGGCCCAGCAGCAAGTGGTGATCAAAAGCCTGGAGGATAACTACACCCGCATCCCCGGCATTTCGGGTGCCACCATACTGGGGGATGGCACGGTAGCGCTGATCATCGATGTTGCGGGTCTGGTGAATCTCGCCGGACTGCGCAATGGCAAAGAGCATGCAGCATAA
- a CDS encoding SURF1 family protein: MKFPVTVSASRLGLVLFTLGLFVVLVKLGLWQLSRAEEKTLLARQMEQRQDRELSVAELERMPESELTGYRLKVEGRFLSPVLLLDNQVYQGKVGYLVYRVLDSGAQKKLLVEQGFIAAPATRDQLPDVPVPPDPVVLSGRLYQRQSNPLSPGLGPEIGAVTRIQNLELAELERFLALPLQKAVLQPDKLPGAELPRQWLPMPMAASKHLGYAVQWFALALALLLLSLWAWWRSSKQGKPSQELTSTGEFPGQ; encoded by the coding sequence ATGAAGTTTCCTGTAACGGTTTCGGCGAGTCGACTGGGGTTAGTGTTGTTTACTCTGGGACTGTTTGTGGTACTCGTCAAGCTGGGACTGTGGCAACTGTCGAGGGCAGAAGAAAAGACGCTGTTGGCTCGGCAAATGGAACAGAGGCAAGACCGGGAACTGAGCGTGGCGGAACTGGAGCGGATGCCTGAATCGGAACTGACAGGATACAGGCTCAAGGTCGAAGGGCGCTTTCTCAGCCCTGTACTGCTGCTGGATAACCAGGTTTATCAGGGCAAGGTGGGCTATCTGGTGTACCGGGTCCTGGATAGCGGCGCACAGAAAAAGCTTCTGGTGGAACAGGGTTTTATCGCTGCGCCGGCCACCCGGGATCAGCTGCCGGACGTGCCTGTGCCGCCAGATCCCGTAGTCCTCAGCGGACGCCTGTATCAAAGACAAAGCAATCCGCTCAGTCCAGGATTGGGACCGGAAATCGGCGCCGTGACCCGGATACAGAATCTGGAACTGGCGGAGTTGGAACGTTTTCTGGCGCTGCCGCTGCAAAAGGCAGTATTGCAACCAGACAAGCTGCCTGGCGCCGAATTGCCCAGACAATGGCTGCCGATGCCAATGGCAGCCAGCAAGCATCTGGGCTACGCGGTGCAGTGGTTTGCACTCGCCTTGGCCCTGTTGCTCTTGAGCCTGTGGGCCTGGTGGCGTTCCTCCAAGCAGGGCAAGCCATCACAGGAATTAACAAGCACCGGGGAGTTCCCGGGACAATAA
- a CDS encoding cytochrome c oxidase assembly protein, whose protein sequence is MTGPKPSNRKLILGLTLGSLAMFGFGFALVPLYDVLCQQLGINGKTNSSAAEYADMQVDQQRTVQVEFLAQVEPGMPWTFGPKIKRLQVHPGELVRTAFTAHNLSSREIVGQAIPSVTPGQGAAYFNKTECFCFNQQTLAAQQQAELPLIFFVDPDLPEHIQTLTLSYTLYDISARSGSAVAKAGAAK, encoded by the coding sequence ATGACAGGCCCCAAGCCTTCCAATCGCAAGCTGATCCTGGGGTTAACCCTGGGATCCCTTGCCATGTTCGGCTTCGGTTTCGCCCTGGTGCCCCTGTATGACGTCCTGTGTCAGCAATTGGGTATCAACGGCAAGACCAACTCGAGCGCCGCCGAATATGCCGATATGCAGGTAGATCAGCAGCGGACCGTGCAGGTGGAATTTCTGGCACAGGTCGAACCCGGCATGCCCTGGACCTTTGGCCCCAAGATCAAAAGGCTGCAGGTCCATCCGGGCGAATTGGTGCGCACGGCCTTCACCGCCCACAACCTGTCTTCCAGGGAGATTGTGGGTCAGGCGATTCCGTCCGTGACGCCGGGCCAAGGGGCCGCATACTTCAACAAGACCGAATGTTTTTGCTTTAACCAACAGACACTGGCGGCTCAGCAGCAGGCCGAATTGCCACTGATATTTTTCGTGGACCCTGATCTGCCCGAGCACATTCAGACTTTGACTCTCTCTTATACCCTTTACGACATCAGCGCCCGCAGCGGCAGCGCTGTCGCCAAGGCAGGAGCAGCAAAATGA
- a CDS encoding COX15/CtaA family protein, translating to MLLKNVLRLTLVFTLMVIFMGAYTRLSDAGLGCPDWPGCYGHVKVPTADHELARAESTFPGMTVEPAKAWLEMIHRYIAASLGLLVIGILVMCLRGDDTPRRLPLLILLLILFQGALGAWTVTMKLMPVVVMSHLLGGFTLASLLLLLYLRTRPLRIPGGDSRMRQLAPFALMCLAILVLQILLGGWTSSNYAALACTSLPICEGDWTGNLQLADAFSPFQGEHPSFEYGVLDYHTRMTIHVVHRFGAMVTALFLGVLGWRLWRQSRAYLLRQAGVVLMLLLLAQVALGVSNVVLHLPLAIAVAHNMGAALLLLTLVFINYALWRKA from the coding sequence ATGCTGCTGAAAAACGTATTGCGACTGACATTGGTCTTCACCCTGATGGTGATCTTCATGGGCGCCTACACCCGTTTGTCGGACGCGGGTCTTGGTTGCCCCGATTGGCCGGGTTGTTATGGCCACGTCAAGGTTCCCACGGCCGATCATGAATTGGCCAGGGCCGAATCGACATTTCCCGGTATGACGGTCGAGCCCGCCAAGGCATGGCTGGAAATGATCCATCGCTATATCGCAGCAAGTTTGGGATTGCTGGTCATTGGGATCCTGGTCATGTGCCTGCGGGGTGACGATACACCCAGGCGACTGCCGCTGCTGATTTTGCTGCTGATCCTGTTTCAGGGAGCGCTGGGGGCCTGGACAGTGACCATGAAGCTGATGCCTGTGGTGGTGATGTCGCATCTGCTCGGCGGTTTTACCCTGGCCTCGCTGTTGTTACTGCTGTATCTGCGCACCCGGCCGCTGCGGATCCCCGGCGGCGACAGTCGCATGCGACAATTGGCTCCCTTCGCCCTGATGTGCCTGGCAATTTTAGTGCTGCAGATTCTGCTCGGCGGTTGGACTTCGTCGAACTATGCCGCCCTGGCCTGCACCAGTTTGCCCATCTGTGAAGGCGACTGGACCGGCAATCTGCAACTGGCAGATGCCTTTTCACCCTTCCAGGGAGAGCATCCCAGTTTTGAGTACGGGGTGCTTGACTACCATACCCGCATGACGATTCACGTAGTGCACAGATTCGGCGCCATGGTGACGGCCCTGTTCCTCGGTGTTCTGGGTTGGCGCCTATGGCGGCAGTCCAGAGCCTACCTGCTCAGGCAGGCTGGAGTGGTGCTGATGTTGCTGTTATTGGCGCAAGTGGCTCTCGGCGTGTCCAATGTCGTTTTACACCTGCCCTTGGCCATAGCTGTGGCCCACAACATGGGTGCGGCACTGCTGTTGTTAACCCTGGTGTTTATCAACTACGCCCTGTGGCGCAAAGCCTGA
- a CDS encoding SCO family protein — translation MEKRWLVSVILAIGLGGLALLGLTGSKGAAPELETGFVFPEPRTLSDFKLTDQNGSAFTREALQGKWSLVFAGYTSCPDVCPITMGLLNAIYPTLVDKAPFQVLFLSVDPERDSTAKLKDYMAFFNPAFKGLSGPHATLLPLTRELGLVYAMVGEGKNYQVDHSASLVLLSPEGRRLAVFKPQAGKILSSSALSADISKLMAWY, via the coding sequence ATGGAAAAAAGATGGCTGGTCAGTGTGATACTGGCTATTGGTCTGGGCGGTCTGGCCTTACTGGGACTCACAGGCAGCAAGGGGGCTGCACCGGAACTGGAAACCGGTTTTGTATTTCCCGAGCCACGCACACTGTCCGATTTCAAACTGACGGATCAAAATGGCAGCGCCTTTACCCGGGAAGCACTGCAAGGAAAATGGAGCCTGGTGTTTGCCGGCTACACCTCTTGCCCCGATGTGTGTCCAATCACCATGGGTTTACTCAATGCCATTTATCCCACCCTGGTGGACAAGGCGCCCTTCCAGGTGCTGTTTCTCTCGGTTGATCCCGAGCGTGACAGCACCGCCAAGCTCAAGGACTATATGGCCTTCTTCAATCCGGCCTTCAAAGGTCTGAGCGGCCCCCATGCCACCTTGCTCCCTCTGACTCGGGAGCTGGGCCTGGTCTATGCCATGGTGGGCGAAGGTAAAAACTATCAGGTTGATCACAGCGCCAGCCTGGTGTTGCTCTCCCCCGAGGGCCGCCGTCTGGCGGTTTTCAAACCCCAGGCAGGTAAAATCCTGAGCAGCAGTGCCCTGAGCGCCGACATCAGCAAACTCATGGCCTGGTACTGA
- a CDS encoding chemotaxis protein CheW, with protein MADITLEQQTEANQQYLSFVMAGEEYGLDILSVQEIRGWEATTVLPNAPVYVKGVINLRGTIVPIIDLRQKFGIKTLEYGATTVVIVVKVALEQSQKVIGIVVDAVSDVFSIDQDEIRQAPDFGAETDLKFIKGLANVQDKMVILLEINRLLGSDMLPDPATLSNILNSLDLPQAASA; from the coding sequence ATGGCAGACATAACACTGGAGCAACAGACAGAGGCAAATCAACAGTACCTCAGTTTTGTCATGGCCGGGGAAGAATACGGGCTGGATATATTGTCGGTGCAGGAAATCCGCGGTTGGGAAGCCACAACCGTGCTGCCCAATGCCCCCGTTTATGTCAAAGGGGTCATTAACCTGCGCGGCACCATAGTGCCAATCATAGATTTACGGCAAAAGTTCGGTATCAAGACCCTGGAATACGGCGCAACCACAGTAGTGATAGTGGTCAAGGTTGCCCTGGAACAAAGCCAGAAGGTGATTGGCATAGTGGTCGATGCCGTGTCCGACGTATTCAGCATTGACCAGGACGAAATCCGCCAGGCCCCTGACTTTGGTGCCGAGACCGATCTGAAATTTATCAAGGGGTTGGCCAATGTGCAGGACAAGATGGTGATACTGCTGGAAATCAACCGCTTGCTTGGCAGCGACATGCTGCCGGACCCCGCCACCTTAAGCAACATTCTGAACTCACTGGATCTGCCTCAGGCCGCCAGTGCCTGA